The Elusimicrobiota bacterium genomic sequence CTTGCCGTAAACCCAGACGCTTAAAAATCCGCCAGGCCTGACTCTTTGCGCGACCTGGCGGAAGGCTTGCCCCGTGCCGGGAGCATGATGCAGCACTCCCTGGCTGTAGACGATGTCGAAGGCCCCTTTCTTCAAGGGCAGGCGCAGGAGGTCTCCCTGCACCAGGTGCAGTCGGGGCTCGGCCTCGGCCGCTTGGCGCAGGCGCTCGAGACTTTCGGAAAGGTCCAGGGCCACGACCTCGGCCCCCAGGCTCAACGCCTCCAGGGCGTAACGCCCCATGCCGCAGCCCGCGTCGAGCACGAGCTTGCCCGCGAAGGCCTCGGCGGGTAGCTGGGTCTCCGCCAGGAATACCGCGCGGTCCTCGGGAAAGGACCCCGGATAGCGCATCCATTCCCACGCGAAGCTCTTGGCCGTGCGCCGATCCCGCCGGTCCTGCCCGGGGCCCAGGAGGCGGGGAATGCCGCCTCTAATCGGATACTCCTTCCCGCAAGCCCGGCAGGCCAAACTCCCGAATTGCAGTTCGGTGACCTCCCGGGTCGGGTATTTCTCAAGCGCCGCGAATTTCATCTCCATGGCGCAGCAGGGAGAGGAAAGCCAGGTCAAAAGGCGCGGCTTCATCGCCGCGCCTTTTCCAGGCCCGCCTTGAGCTCGCCCAAGGAAAGCCCGACGCGGTAAAGGAAAACCAAGCCCAAGAGCGTCACTATGAGGTACGACAGCATATGGCTGAAAAAAGCGTAGGCGAGAGCCTGATGGGGGCTCGCC encodes the following:
- a CDS encoding methyltransferase domain-containing protein, coding for MKPRLLTWLSSPCCAMEMKFAALEKYPTREVTELQFGSLACRACGKEYPIRGGIPRLLGPGQDRRDRRTAKSFAWEWMRYPGSFPEDRAVFLAETQLPAEAFAGKLVLDAGCGMGRYALEALSLGAEVVALDLSESLERLRQAAEAEPRLHLVQGDLLRLPLKKGAFDIVYSQGVLHHAPGTGQAFRQVAQRVRPGGFLSVWVYGKAGKFEEFATNPIREDRAWVRRRRRLAWVIVTLRHWISDFLRMFTTRLPIPLLYVLCFPLALAGALPGIKYLTFSVHPRFRVRLIENFDWLAPPYQYHHTKEELASWFVEAGFDPLKILAHGLVPKPGILGRKHG